Proteins found in one Anoplolepis gracilipes chromosome 7, ASM4749672v1, whole genome shotgun sequence genomic segment:
- the Nup188 gene encoding nucleoporin Nup188, translating into MEVSPMGNLPCSKDLWSIISGTTCCCAKETVEDEIKNGTVLLKEGLQFFKPYTDASLQSISKRDPPPLQQMYDLISKLAPLINLDATITWDLVCNFVSYEYRNCAETFATQLTDLTSIKSLIDDIWNFYYSERVTLIKCLKLMIEYKDNERHPYHKEFAKFFDEILMGNLFESVQKQIKALKFVNPPTRSQFCTEDYLHRLYNSTLIEMRELLHIMTVIVHDIHIADYEFVKFYGSIGGEPRRLASTKSHEDKEAITKKIEEIQYSQIGLLLVALDVRKHGAMEDWINSIKNSMQEIFEHKCVRENSPQDGPLLLSWMLANYAIDSDNIDTLNRFRPFGIKAIQLDVFHCLRDLMNCEMFQEETYYAEVVRSSVYNLLTLVCAFVDEDRLSALNGIFDAMAATIKFPECATRFWNEQGDGLWPIYKVAVELYPYKFEPLTSIAIGLASTTIASAKKIALELDNLQTVTIEIPRQRDHSKSLQPYKAECIIQKNLFTIPCNCARENIVVLSTEKEVVLFRTKASYWNALHHKIEQLFSQASGGIANISAVKTDLPENVCHGLKLLEALLAKDIEIPSSMVTSTELSFEIVNRFSYPVLPTNLYKIVAVCIGISSKLVLRYPEDILSRMRSGVYPKFNNWYQKPVDFAEAISFDGGLIASWLSGIETIEHTYPILRAFLDTLYNYLIAKHSKEAMYTIEISGMVFLLQAVLPKLDSWYFKSNAERIDLWLKSMFCIHRALESTLSKNDIRNELQLVVVYSLLYLEPRHALLKLLRTGERTLHNKMITETDWISGKGFKNTKSVELALSIVNRLLMFRKSLGLELGDRSPLEIALYSSPRVPNGLLIVPTIVNYLYVWFSPSLQKMAVRLLKKFAEEFSMSLLVCMGMDGTSIRETFAFRLTLPTCAIEVKVAILELVAVCLEKQPGLTEALFNIMHQAERKRIFPRPADEFLTEGCSQFLDSYLQRMYKESDIVCDKLYDSTMAVLRAMWYYRNEILVNFFRKREKFWSHLFAPLFKPLVPGVKGYSQLLDVITLELYKSPLLEDNFSKNLKELLDKSKDHWKKLAIYVLNVVANSEDDSIQEEHVKQEKIVDPLYEINLESWYHFIVMLTDERTAKHYPINVTQAHLLTQLALDSLLERVKESNDTTSGKIPMLLASLSLRCITSWKQMCVGDSRIFKTRLSQLTQEIAQTYRGFGKALRQTMISLLLGCVQLVKSTLAEDSASLEYLLAHSCTIAICELEELKEAAFQLERRKQQISVELIKTEEKDTQKKADCHSAETLRGIRESLPATLAVCMVTQLLRSYVERNANFKHRLRASCVQLRQMIPELMACVGYTLQKYPYFKFSVAALSLLGVISRSPYCPHPISDNDIAKLWLSLIPPADIANSMLDSLYDDSANGRWRCQDWWPLYTLGLEFLIGLVTSDTHMVYINHVILFLNSHEHQLMVVSTLLRHTADLLAADLIQSLIALIHAVATQTYVWNAIQPSVRETLIKCMYLVYDSTVNLLLRPRILKFIIDGISVESAEELESCDNRLPSGELKLLVNKLIVINTTCALTFVHFSPKLNTLVDTIYTQNYWYTPMAEMNFGPPQMSMNSGPRLTYGTIISSTQLFTQALHSRSQSVASLPASLIPHATGREDKTDSAKKEWERAAPENLRRMHTSKDLRRIIHAASGSISRTTSNVGIGEFLGYPVSGLDVTVPLLSSPRLVRRPYDPLICENTILSRATALATGRHVAKSSGSGTGGNGSPIIARNHRFCDPWFESMDENNTRLALEINLILILSQALEGVKSPRLALRDRQLIARETATELGVFFDFLEHRGTPDIWQVKGSLIDADTRSSRTIQDTSDPAQTNLPARLQKNSTIDKTPVYSPDHEDSSMEIIQTETQEKRLDDGILTTGVFKTNVSSVQFLPLMGKLLKTVVESLDSAQFR; encoded by the exons aTGGAAGTGTCTCCAATGGGCAACTTGCC ttgtagCAAAGATTTATGGTCCATAATATCTGGCACAACATGCTGCTGTGCCAAAGAGACTGTCGAAGATGAAATAAAGAATGGAACTGTTTTACTCAAGGAAGGACTCCAGTTTTTTAAGCCATATACAGATGCATCATTGCAAAGTATCTCTAAAAGAGATCCGCCTCCTCTTCAACAGATGTACGATTTGATTAGTAAACTTGCTCCACTTatt AACTTGGATGCCACAATTACCTGGGATCTTGTGTGCAATTTTGTGTCCTACGAATATAGAAATTGCGCAGAGACTTTTGCAACACAGCTTACTGATCTCACttctataaaaagtttaatcgatgatatttggaatttttattactccGAGAGAGTGACCTTAATAAAATGCCTTAAACTTATGATCGAATATAAAGACAATGAAAGACATCCTTATCACAAggaatttgcaaaattttttgatgaGATCTTGATGGGTAATCTATTTGAATCTGTACAAAAGCaaataaaagcattaaaatttgtaaatccaCCTACACGGTCGCAATTTTGTACTGAAGATTATTTgcatagattatataatagtacTTTGATTGAAATGCGAGAGCTGCTTCACATAATGACTGTGATTGTGCACGATATACATATTGCTGATTACGAATTTGTTAAATTCTATGGAAGTATTGGG ggCGAACCTAGACGATTGGCGAGTACAAAAAGTCACGAAGACAAAGAAgctattactaaaaaaattgaagagatACAATACAGTCAAATAGGATTATTACTTGTAGCATTGGATGTGAGAAAGCA TGGTGCTATGGAAGACTGGATAAATAGCATCAAAAACAGTATGCAAGAAATCTTTGAACACAAATGCGTTCGTGAGAATTCACCACAAGATGGACCATTGCTCCTATCTTGGATGTTAGCAAATTATGCGATTGACTCAGATAATATAGACACGTTAAATCGTTTCAGACCGTTTGGTATTAAAGCCATACAACTCGATGTGTTCCACTGTCTACGAGATTTAATGAACTGTGAAATGTTTCAAGAAGAAACTTATTATGCTGAAGTTGTGCGAAGCAGTGTTTACAATCTTCTTACTTTGGTCTGCGCTTTTGTCGATGAAGATCGATTAAGTGCTTTAAATGGTATTTTCGATGCCATGGCTGCTACAATCAAGTTTCCAGAATGTGCGACTAGATTTTGGAACGAACAAGGCGACGGCTTATGGCCGATTTATAAAGTTGCTGTAGAATTATATCCTTACAAGTTTGAACCTTTAACTAGTATAGCTATTGGTCTTGCATCCACAACCATTGCAAGTGCCAAGaag attgCATTGGAATTGGATAATTTACAAACAGTGACTATAGAAATTCCCCGTCAAAGAGATCATAGTAAATCGTTGCAGCCATACAAAGCGGAATGTATAATTCAAAAGAACCTGTTTACTATACCCTGCAATTGTGCGCGCGAGAACATTGTCGTGTTATCTACAGAGAAAGAAGTGGTTTTATTTCGCACAAAAGCGAGTTACTGGAATGCCTTGCATCATAAAATagaacaattattttctcaagCCAGTGGCGGAATTGCAAATATCAGCGCGGTGAAGACAGATTTACCAGAAAACGTTTGTCATGGTCTGAAACTATTGGAAGCGTTATTGGCCAAAGACATCGAGATACCATCAAGCATGGTCACTTCCACGGAATTGAGTTTCGAAATCGTTAATCGATTCTCATATCCGGTTTTACCAACAAACTTGTACAAAATCGTCGCCGTATGCATCGGTATTTCCTCGAAATTGGTTTTAAGATATCCCGAGGACATCCTTTCACGTATGCGATCGGGTGTTTAcccaaaattcaataattggTATCAGAAGCCAGTAGACTTTGCTGAAGCAATCTCTTTCGACGGCGGTCTCATTGCGTCGTGGCTTTCAGGAATAGAAACTATCGAGCACACTTATCCTATTTTACGCGCATTTTTGGACAccttatacaattatttaattgccaAACACAGTAAAGAGGCTATGTATACCATTGAGATATCAGGTATGGTGTTTCTGTTGCAAGCTGTGTTGCCCAAGTTAGACTCATGGTATTTTAAATCCAACGCAGAAAGAATTGATTTATGGTTGAAGAGCATGTTCTGCATCCATCGAGCTCTAGAATCTACTCTATCCAAGAACGATATCCGCAACGAGTTGCAACTTGTTGTAGTATACAGTCTGCTCTACTTGGAGCCGCGTCACGCATTGTTGAAGTTACTTCGAACGGGCGAACGCacattgcataataaaatgatcACAGAGACAGATTGGATTAGTGGAAAAGGATTCAAGAATACCAAAAGCGTAGAATTAGCCTTGTCGATAGTCAATCGACTTTTAATGTTTAGAAAATCTTTGGGTCTCGAACTGGGCGATAGATCGCCTCTCGAGATTGCTCTGTATTCCTCTCCGAGAGTGCCCAATGGACTTCTCATAGTGCCAACCATCGTTAATTATTTGTACGTTTGGTTCAGTCCTTCATTGCAGAAAATGGCAGTTAGACTACTGAAGAAGTTTGCGGAAGAATTTTCTATGTCTTTACTTGTTTGTATGGGAATGGATGGTACTTCTATACGAGAAACCTTTGCATTTCGATTAACGTTACCGACATGCGCGATTGAAGTAAAAGTCGCTATCCTAGAATTGGTCGCCGTGTGTCTGGAAAAACAACCCGGTTTGACAGAAGCCCTCTTCAACATTATGCATCAAGCGGAACGCAAGAGAATTTTCCCACGTCCAGCCGATGAATTTCTTACGGAGGGCTGCAGTCAATTCTTGGACTCGTATTTACAACGAATGTACAAGGAAAGTGACATTGTGTGCGACAAGTTGTACGATAGTACAATGGCGGTATTACGCGCCATGTGGTATTATAGAAACGAGATTCTCGTCAATTTCTTCCGAAAGCGAGAGAAATTCTGGAGCCATCTATTCGCACCACTTTTCAAACCTTTGGTACCAGGTGTGAAAGGTTATTCCCAATTGTTGGACGTTATTACATTAGAATTATACAAAAGCCCATTACTCGAAgataatttctcaaaaaatttaaaagaacttTTGGATAAATCCAAGGATCATTGGAAAAAATTAGCCATATATGTTCTTAATGTTGTCGCAAACAGCGAAGATGATAGTATTCAAGAAGAGCATgtaaaacaggaaaaaatcGTCGATCCGTTAtacgaaattaatttagagTCTTGGTATCACTTTATTGTCATGCTCACTGACGAGCGAACGGCTAAACATTATCCAATTAACGTAACGCAGGCGCATCTTCTAACTCAGTTGGCCTTGGATTCTTTATTGGAACGAGTGAAAGAATCCAATGATACTACTAGCGGCAAAATTCCAATGTTACTGGCCTCTTTGTCCTTGAGATGCATTACTTCTTGGAAACAAATGTGCGTCGGTGACTCGAGAATCTTCAAAACCAGACTGTCACAGCTTACTCAAGAGATAGCGCAGACTTACCGTGGCTTCGGAAAGGCCCTACGGCAAACGATGATCTCGTTACTACTTGGATGCGTGCAACTGGTGAAAAGTACCTTAGCCGAGGATTCAGCGAGTCTAGAATATCTTTTGGCGCATTCTTGCACGATTGCAATTTGCGAATTGGAGGAACTAAAGGAAGCTGCTTTTCAACTAGAACGTCGAAAGCAACAAATCTCTGTCGAACTCATCAAAACCGAAGAGAAAGATACGCAGAAAAAGGCTGATTGTCACAGCGCGGAGACCCTTCGTGGCATACGAGAAAGTTTACCGGCGACGTTAGCTGTCTGCATGGTGACGCAACTGTTACGATCGTACGTCGAACGTAACGCAAATTTCAAGCATCGTCTACGAGCTAGTTGCGTACAGCTGCGTCAAATGATACCTGAACTAATGGCGTGTGTCGGTTACACGCTGCAGAAGTAtccatattttaaattcagcGTAGCAGCTTTGAGTCTGCTGGGTGTTATATCGCGTTCGCCATACTGTCCACATCCTATCAGCGACAATGACATCGCGAAGCTCTGGCTCAGTCTGATCCCGCCGGCCGACATCGCCAACAGTATGCTCGACTCGCTTTATGATGATTCAGCAAACGGTCGATGGCGTTGCCAGGATTGGTGGCCATTGTATACCTTGGGCTTGGAGTTCTTGATAGGTTTGGTGACCAGTGATACACACATGGTGTACATCAACCATGTGATTCTTTTCTTAAACTCTCACGAACATCAGTTAATGGTTGTCTCTACCTTATTGAGACACACTGCCGATTTATTGGCCGCCGATCTGATACAATCGCTGATCGCTCTTATACATGCTGTAGCTACGCAAACATATGTTTGGAATGCAATCCAGCCGAGCGTCCGCGAGACTCTCATCAAGTGTATGTATTTGGTATACGATAGTACAGTGAACTTGTTGTTAAGGCCACGTATACTGAAGTTCATCATTGACGGCATCAGCGTGGAAAGCGCCGAGGAACTTGAATCCTGCGACAATCGATTGCCTAGCGGCGAGTTGAAGTTACTGGTAAACAAGCTGATTGTCATAAACACCACCTGTGCGCTAACTTTCGTTCACTTCTCGCCAAAACTGAACACCCTTGTGGATACAATATACACTCAGAATTATTGGTACACACCAATGGCCGAGATGAATTTTGGCCCACCGCAGATGAGCATGAATTCTGGTCCACGGCTTACCTACGGCACAATCATCAGTTCGACGCAGCTGTTCACCCAGGCTCTTCACTCCCGCTCGCAGTCTGTCGCTTCGTTACCCGCGTCTTTAATTCCGCACGCAACCGGACGTGAAGATAAAACGGATTCCGCAAAGAAGGAATGGGAACGTGCGGCACCGGAGAATCTCCGACGTATGCACACGAGCAAAGATCTACGAAGAATCATTCACGCAGCCTCGGGCTCAATTTCCAGAACGACATCCAATGTTGGTATCGGAGAATTTCTAGGATACCCTGTCAGTGGCTTGGACGTTACCGTACCGTTGCTTAGTAGTCCTAGACTTGTACGTCGTCCATATGATCCGTTGATATGTGAAAACACTATTCTTTCAAGAGCGACCGCTTTGGCGACCGGTAGACACGTCGCGAAGAGCAGTGGCAGCGGCACCGGCGGCAACGGTAGTCCAATCATAGCAAGAAATCATCGGTTCTGCGATCCGTGGTTCGAGTCCATGGACGAGAACAATACACGACTGGCATTGGAGATCAATCTTATCCTGATACTGTCTCAAGCGCTAGAAGGTGTGAAGAGTCCTAGACTCGCGTTACGAGATCGTCAACTTATAGCGCGGGAAACCGCCACGGAGTTGGGAGTTTTCTTCGATTTTCTCGAACATCGTGGCACTCCCGATATCTGGCAGGTGAAGGGCTCCTTGATAGACGCGGATACGCGGAGCTCCAGGACAATTCAAGATACCAGTGACCCGGCACAAACGAATTTACCGGCAAGACTCCAGAAGAACAGTACCATTGACAAAACGCCAGTGTACTCGCCCGATCACGAAGACTCTTCCATGGAAATAATTCAAACCGAGACACAAGAAAAAAGACTTGACGACGGTATCCTTACAACTGGTGTTTTTAAAACGAATGTTAGCAGCGTACAATTCTTGCCCTTGATGGGGAAATTGCTCAAGACAGTTGTCGAGTCGTTGGATTCGGCACAATTCCGATAA